A window of Bradyrhizobium sp. AZCC 1610 contains these coding sequences:
- a CDS encoding copper chaperone PCu(A)C — protein sequence MKPVLQLFAFAALFALLGAPAHAQEVKAGDLVITQAWSRATPGGAKIAGGFLTIENKGSAPDRLISGSGDVAGKVEIHEMAMNNGVMTMRPLDKGLAIEPGKTVKLAPGGYHLMLMDLKTPLKQGDKVPLTLEFEKAGKVTLSLDVQGVGARAPAGGEMKHDHSGMKK from the coding sequence ATGAAACCTGTTCTGCAACTCTTCGCCTTCGCCGCCCTGTTTGCTCTCCTGGGTGCGCCCGCGCACGCCCAGGAGGTCAAGGCCGGCGACCTCGTCATTACGCAGGCCTGGAGCCGCGCGACGCCGGGAGGCGCGAAGATTGCGGGCGGCTTTCTCACGATCGAGAACAAGGGCTCTGCGCCAGACCGCCTGATCAGCGGCTCCGGCGATGTCGCCGGCAAGGTCGAGATTCACGAGATGGCGATGAACAACGGCGTCATGACCATGCGTCCGCTCGACAAGGGCCTCGCCATCGAGCCGGGCAAGACCGTCAAGCTCGCGCCGGGCGGCTACCATCTGATGCTGATGGATCTGAAGACGCCACTCAAGCAGGGCGACAAGGTGCCGCTCACGCTCGAATTCGAGAAGGCCGGCAAGGTGACGCTGTCGCTCGACGTGCAGGGTGTCGGCGCGCGAGCGCCTGCGGGCGGGGAAATGAAGCACGATCATTCCGGGATGAAGAAGTAG
- a CDS encoding TlpA family protein disulfide reductase — translation MKRFLLAAIFLIASLAATPGAEAPSELKPFVRGSWQDVLRSHAGRPTLVHFWGVTCGPCKVELPLLGQFMKDHSELAVVTISADLVPNLPGAARAMLEKAGLGSAENWIFSDGFVERLRFEIDPAWQGEIPRTLLIARDGTVTTIEGSAEIPDLEKWLDQQKVASK, via the coding sequence ATGAAACGCTTCCTGCTGGCTGCAATATTTCTCATTGCCTCTCTGGCCGCCACGCCGGGAGCCGAGGCGCCGTCCGAGCTCAAGCCGTTCGTGCGGGGAAGCTGGCAGGACGTGCTGCGTTCGCACGCCGGGCGTCCGACGCTGGTGCATTTCTGGGGCGTCACCTGCGGCCCTTGCAAGGTCGAACTGCCGCTGCTCGGCCAATTCATGAAGGACCACTCCGAACTCGCCGTTGTGACGATCAGCGCCGATCTCGTTCCGAATCTTCCGGGTGCGGCGCGCGCGATGCTGGAGAAGGCCGGGCTGGGGTCGGCCGAGAACTGGATTTTCAGCGACGGCTTCGTCGAACGCCTCCGATTCGAGATCGACCCGGCCTGGCAGGGTGAGATCCCGCGCACGCTGCTGATCGCGCGGGACGGAACCGTCACCACGATCGAAGGTTCGGCCGAAATACCGGACCTCGAAAAATGGCTGGACCAGCAAAAAGTCGCGAGCAAATAA